DNA sequence from the Pleurocapsa sp. PCC 7319 genome:
AAAGGATTGAATTACAGGTGCGGGATCGGCTAATCCAGTAGTTTCAATGATTAAATAGTCAAAGCGATCGCGACGTTCGAGTAATTTACTGATAATGCGAATTAAATCTCCTCTTACTGTACAGCAGATACAACCATTATTCATTTCCAGAATTTCTTCATCAGAATCGATAACTAGTTGATTATCAATACCAATCTCACCAAATTCATTGACAATTACAGCTACTTTTTTACCATGTTCCTGAGTCAAAATATGGTTGAGTAAAGTGGTTTTACCCGACCCTAAATATCCAGTCAGGACAGTTACAGGTATTTTGCTCAGCCTTTTACTTCTCATCTTGTTTACAGTTAATTAACTCGGCAGTGCGCAATTCTAATTCCTTAGCTTCAACCAATTCCGCTTCAATTGCCATCTGTTCTAAAGCGATCGCCCAACGTTGATAATAATCCCAACTAGGATCGTCACGATCATGTTCTGATTCCCATTCCTCAATCGAAGCGATTAGCTCTTGGCGAAAGTCTTCCCACTCATAATGACCTTTTTTAGCTAAAGCCAAAGCCATACCAAAAGCTAACCCTTCCCAGTCGCGGTCAAATTTTAGTTCGCCATTATTTCTTGGTGGTGATTCTTCGCTACCTAGTAAGCTAGTTGCAGCAAAATATTCAAATCTTAATTGCATGGTTATTAATGGACAATAGAGAATGGACAATGAAATTTTAAGCAGCGGTAGGGGAGTCAACTAAAGCTACGCCCATCATGGCTTCTGGAGTAATTAATGCAGCTAATTTCTCTTCGCTCATGCCTTTTGTTCCTTCGGGTTGTTGAGGCAGCACAAACCAACGAATCTGCGCGCTGCTATCCCAAAGTCGTATTTCAGTATCTTCAGGCAATTCCACCCCAAATTCTTTCAGTACTGCTCTCGGTTCTCTAGCAGCTCTGGCACGAAATGTAGGATCTTTGAACCAATAAGGAGGTAAACCCAAGGTAGGCCAAGGATAGCAGGAACAAAGAGTACAAATTACGATGTTATGCACTTCAGCAGTATTTTCAACTACCTTCATGTGTTCTCCCTCTGCACCAGACATTCCCACAGGTAGTCCAATATCGGAGATGGCAGCATTACAATCTTCCAATAGTTTGGCTTTGAATTCCGCGTCAGTCCAAGCTTTTGCCACAATTTTTGCCCCGTTAAAAGGACCCATTTCTGTTTCAAAGTAGTTGAGAACTTGATTAACGGTTTCGCTAGAGATAATACTTTTTTCTATTAGTAGAGATTCTAAAGCGCGAACGCGAGCAGCACTATATATTTCGCGATCGCTATCGTAACTAAAGCCGTCGTATTGAGTCATAAACTCGTTTCTCCTTGCCTATTACCTATTACTTCCTCATCCTTTATCCCTCATCCCTCATCCTTTTCCAGATACGTTTCAAATAAATCGTTGTAGTAAATATTATTGGGTTCTGCCATCTCTCCCCATAATTCGCTGGCTTCAAACTTGACGTTGTATACAGGCATCGGTTCACCTAAACCATCTGTCGTAGGAAAAAAATATGTGTAGGGTGAGTCGTAAACCACATCAATTGTGCCGATTTTTCCCTGAAGATTTCCTGGTAGACGAGTATGTTCTGTGGGTGGAATACTTTTTACACGAATGCGATCACCTACAGCAAATTTAGGCTTAACTGCAACATCTCTTTGAGGTGAATCACCTTCTCTGAGATATTTAATTACTTGTTTGTCGATTGCAGGTTCGGGTTTACTGGGTAAGGGTGCATTGCTTAAATTGCCATCTTCTAAGTAGAGTGCAGTCTTAGCGTCTAGTTCTTCGACCGTAATATATCCTTCATCAATAAAAAAACCAGAAATACCCCCTAGCCATTTTTCGTAATAACGAAATTTAAAATAGTCAAAAGGGTTCATCGCCTCTGCACCCTGACGTAGATGCGCCCAACTCCAAAAACTTTTGAAAGTAGTAGGGACTGTACTTAAAGAATAATCGGGGACGGAATCGGTTTCTAAATGGTTACTTAATGCCATCATCGCCACATGAATACCAAAAATCCGTTCTTCCCAAGGAACGATAAATACTCGTTTTTGGAAATCTATTTCTCCTAGATTTTCTAGTCCTGCTAGATTATGCTGAAGTTTCATCTGATTACTGATTGCTGATTACTGTATAAAGTGATTTGCGATTCGCTCCTACCTAATTACAAACTTATGGCTACGCGAAATCCGAGCGCCCGATTTAAAGAATCGACTGGATAGCCAGAACGGTGCGCCGAACGACAGTGGGATGGTTTATTGGCCCAAGAGCCACCCCGAAGAGTACGCCATGCATGATTACCTCCCCTATTCCATGCCTTGCCATTACTCGGTGCGCCGTAATAGTTTTCGTGCCACGGATCGGCACACCATTCTCGAACGTTGCCATGTAAGTCGTATAAACCAAAGGCGTTAGGCATAAAATTACCTACTTTGGTTGTTCCACCACGATAAGCAATTACTGTTTCCGCAGCATAAGCAAAAGTAGAAGCATAGTCAGCTAATTGACTGGTTAAAGTCTCTCCATAGGCAAAGGGTGTTTGAGTATTTCCTCGACAGGCATATTCCCACTCAGCTTCGCTCGGCAAGCGATATCTCTTCCCTGTCTGAGCCGACAGGAGATCGCAAAACTCCATTGCCTCAAACCAAGAAATACTTTCTACGGGGAGGCTGTCACCTTTGAAGTGAGAAGGATTAAGTTTAAGCTCTCGTTTGACTCTAGGAAATTTTGCTACCTTACGCCACTGTGCTTGAGTTATGGGATATTCACCGAGTAAAAAGTTGGCAACTGTAACTTGATGTAAGGGACGTTCGCGATCGCTGCTATATTTTTCTTTAGCTGTCGCACCCATGATAAATTTCCCCTTAGGTATAGACACCATGGTTAGAGCTTGGAATTCGCCCAAACTTTCTATATGCAGTCTGGCATTATGATAAGTTCTTTCTTTTTCTTGTCCTTTTTGATTTACTTTAATAGTTGAAAAATCAAAGCTGGGCAGATTTGATAAATTAGCATCAGGCACGGTGGCGTTAGAGTGAGTTCCTCGAAGTGCTGTTACCAAACCTACTCCTCCATAGCCCGTCAATTTAATAAGGTTACGTCTTTTCACATTAACTATGATTGTTGAGATTAATCGAGAGGTTTACCATTTTTTGTAGGGTAAGAATTTGCCGCACATAACTATCTGCACGCGATCGCCTTTAGGATCTGGC
Encoded proteins:
- the nthA gene encoding nitrile hydratase subunit alpha, whose product is MTQYDGFSYDSDREIYSAARVRALESLLIEKSIISSETVNQVLNYFETEMGPFNGAKIVAKAWTDAEFKAKLLEDCNAAISDIGLPVGMSGAEGEHMKVVENTAEVHNIVICTLCSCYPWPTLGLPPYWFKDPTFRARAAREPRAVLKEFGVELPEDTEIRLWDSSAQIRWFVLPQQPEGTKGMSEEKLAALITPEAMMGVALVDSPTAA
- the nthB gene encoding nitrile hydratase subunit beta; its protein translation is MKLQHNLAGLENLGEIDFQKRVFIVPWEERIFGIHVAMMALSNHLETDSVPDYSLSTVPTTFKSFWSWAHLRQGAEAMNPFDYFKFRYYEKWLGGISGFFIDEGYITVEELDAKTALYLEDGNLSNAPLPSKPEPAIDKQVIKYLREGDSPQRDVAVKPKFAVGDRIRVKSIPPTEHTRLPGNLQGKIGTIDVVYDSPYTYFFPTTDGLGEPMPVYNVKFEASELWGEMAEPNNIYYNDLFETYLEKDEG
- a CDS encoding formylglycine-generating enzyme family protein, whose translation is MKRRNLIKLTGYGGVGLVTALRGTHSNATVPDANLSNLPSFDFSTIKVNQKGQEKERTYHNARLHIESLGEFQALTMVSIPKGKFIMGATAKEKYSSDRERPLHQVTVANFLLGEYPITQAQWRKVAKFPRVKRELKLNPSHFKGDSLPVESISWFEAMEFCDLLSAQTGKRYRLPSEAEWEYACRGNTQTPFAYGETLTSQLADYASTFAYAAETVIAYRGGTTKVGNFMPNAFGLYDLHGNVREWCADPWHENYYGAPSNGKAWNRGGNHAWRTLRGGSWANKPSHCRSAHRSGYPVDSLNRALGFRVAISL
- a CDS encoding nitrile hydratase accessory protein, coding for MQLRFEYFAATSLLGSEESPPRNNGELKFDRDWEGLAFGMALALAKKGHYEWEDFRQELIASIEEWESEHDRDDPSWDYYQRWAIALEQMAIEAELVEAKELELRTAELINCKQDEK